From the Lolium rigidum isolate FL_2022 chromosome 2, APGP_CSIRO_Lrig_0.1, whole genome shotgun sequence genome, one window contains:
- the LOC124686882 gene encoding peroxisomal membrane protein PMP22-like, giving the protein MAGGGGDAGGGDSLPRRAWKQYLLQLQLHPLRTKMITAGCLAGVSDSVAQKLSGYQTIEKRRLLLKMMFGFAHGGPFGHFLHKVLDYIFKGKKDSRTVAKKVLLEQITSSPWNNLLFLFYYGYVVEKRPFNEVKARVRKQYPSVQLSAWMFWPIVGWINHQYVPLQFRVIVHSFVACCWGIFLNLRARAASLKQA; this is encoded by the exons AtggcaggaggaggcggagatgcAGGAGGAGGGGATTCGCTGCCTCGCAGGGCGTGGAAGCAGTACCtgctccagctccagctccaccCTCTCCGCACCAAG ATGATCACGGCGGGGTGCCTCGCCGGCGTCAGTGACTCCGTCGCGCAGAAGCTCTCCGGCTACCAGACGATCGAGAAGCGTCGCCTCCTGCTCAAGATG ATGTTTGGATTCGCGCATGGAGGCCCATTTGGGCATTTCCTGCATAAAGTGTTGGATTATATCTTTAAAGGAAAGAAGGATAGCAGAACTGTTGCTAAGAAG GTGTTGCTGGAGCAGATCACCTCCTCTCCCTGGAACAATCTACTGTTCTTATTCTATTATGGATATGTTGTCGAGA AGAGGCCTTTCAACGAGGTGAAGGCTAGGGTCAGGAAACAATATCCTTCAGTGCAGTTGTCTGCTTGGATG TTTTGGCCAATAGTTGGCTGGATAAACCATCAGTACGTGCCACTCCAGTTCCGGGTGATTGTCCACAGCTTCGTCGCATGTTGTTG GGGGATATTTCTCAACCTCCGCGCCAGGGCGGCTTCTTTGAAGCAGGCATAG